GTCATCTAACCGAAGAATCTTAACTTTTTGAGGTATTACCTCTTTGGTATAGGGAAAGCATTCTTTATGTAAGTTTTCCATAGGCAGAAAAGAAGAGGATGGCGAGAATTCATTGGAATAAATATCTATTTCTCCCGACTCGTCTCCTAGAGCCACATTAAATACTCTGAACTGTGGAATGCCTTTTGCTTTAGCGAACAACTCCTCATAGCAATCTTTCAGAGGCTCAAATGAATAGATTAATGCTTCAGGTAATGCTTCATGAATCTCTTGAGCGAATTGTCCTATGTTTGCTCCAATGTCGATTACTGTCTTGACCCCAGTAGACTTTAACCATAGCTTTCTCTGCTCTGCTTCGAGCGTCAATCTATGCTGCTCAACGATTTGTTTATGTTGTTCGGCAATTTGCCTTTTTTGCTCCTCTGTTGGAAGGCGGTGCAACTCAAGGCCTAACCAATTCAAAGATTTTTGAATGAGAACTTTAGGTACCATCTTCATTTGAAACTTGTAAACCTGTCCAATCGTTTAACTCTTTGCAAGCCTTCTAAATTCATTGTCCTCAATTTCACTCGAATCTGTATCATTGAGAGTAAGTGGCTCCTTCAAGCTTCTTAGGGTAAGCTCTAAGGAACCATATCTCCACGACTGAGGCAAAACTCGCTTAGCAGTTCTTGAAGGTGTGCGAACAACCTCAAACTGAAGGCAATCTTCAACGCGATCGTAGTATCTCACATCGGGCAAAGTGAGATCTAAACTGATCGAATACGTACCAACTGCAAGCTGCTCTGTTGACAGAGTAAAAGAAATTCGATTTAGTCCAGACTTAAGCTCAACAAGTTTAGTTGGATCTAATGCTCCAAAGGAACCGTACCCTACAGGACTTCCCATACCATCTGAGAGGCGAAG
The Leptolyngbya sp. FACHB-261 DNA segment above includes these coding regions:
- a CDS encoding FkbM family methyltransferase; this translates as MKMVPKVLIQKSLNWLGLELHRLPTEEQKRQIAEQHKQIVEQHRLTLEAEQRKLWLKSTGVKTVIDIGANIGQFAQEIHEALPEALIYSFEPLKDCYEELFAKAKGIPQFRVFNVALGDESGEIDIYSNEFSPSSSFLPMENLHKECFPYTKEVIPQKVKILRLDDIASSLDLPQPILVKIDVQGFEDRVISGGMSVINRASTLIIELSIEKLYKDQLLFDEMYRLITKLGFQYRGNYDQLQNPDDRRILQVDGIFTRSRALDY